A region of Papilio machaon chromosome 22, ilPapMach1.1, whole genome shotgun sequence DNA encodes the following proteins:
- the LOC106713675 gene encoding uncharacterized protein LOC106713675, whose protein sequence is MAHKCWETWIKTSIVCLVVILSFTIADFTTECQRPCDCRWQSGNKAAICSNSSLKVVPANLSNDVQILDLSNNNLHQLPQEAFKRVGLSNLKKLFLRDCNIEIVHKAAFLSLAIMIELDMSKNYIRYLHPDTFKGTEKLRLINLNNNYIDKLEEGLFRNLKFLQKVEMSNNRIVRISTKAFINLPQLKILRFDGNNLNHMKPETLSSLRNLSGLDLHNNPWKCDCNLQSFRDWVISHNLYTPPTSCAEPASIRDKLWNELDSSNFACRPTILEPLSYSTIKSYDDNVTLICKVVGNPPPDVTWRFNGKLIEIKNFGEIRYSIVENTMDLIRWLNLTIIHTRYSDRGNYTCVAENPGGRDEKTTILLLSKYAGAGTIAGMDIDSFAILIGCITAIVIIFGAVIAVCLLTSQNAEMKRLIKNDTRSSNGEALIEGSVTSEPEKGLKSEVNPIIKPARKFEEAPSLTSDATEMSELNKTLLENDSVLASYEENINRRHQVDIPKISKEILLDRLAQEHQAYPPDLLSFPLRNNNQVSPSSFTLTQEKSSINQKHIRSPIKSPNFETDFNPIKYNTLQTNNSNQGTIPLINPKGYVTLPRRPRMSYPDSRQAFTNLNGVIPYYDSFNMKLFGNGGNYYSLNKSEIDLGPVSKYCMQDDPDESEPAPSPAPGTPHATIPRNSLSSPNINNQLQSLQAMSRTKQKPLKVTLAENDSFLKNPIKDRATYSVNVVSESLGRTKSVPNQTIQSKKIHSTEIKEILNAVENATQV, encoded by the exons ATGGCTCACAAATGTTGGGAAACATGGATAAAAACTTCCATAGTGTGCCTTGTAGTAATACTATCCTTTACAATTGCTGATTTCACAACAGAATGTCAGAGGCCTTGTGACTGTAGATGGCAATCGGGAAACAAAGCCGCAATTTGCTCAAACTCAAGCCTGAAGGTCGTGCCGGCCAATCTCAGTAATGACGTACAAATTTTAGATCTTTCGAACAATAACTTACACCAGTTACCCCAAGAAGCTTTTAAAAGGGTAGGcctaagtaatttaaaaaagttgtttttaagAGATTGTAATATAGAAATCGTACATAAGGCAGCCTTCTTGTCGCTAGCGATTATGATAGAATTAGATATgtcaaaaaattacattagatACCTACATCCTGACACTTTTAAAGGTACTGAAAAGTTAAGATtgataaacttaaataataattatatagataagCTAGAGGAAGGTCTGTTCAGAAACTTGAAGTTCCTTCAGAAAGTTGAAATGAGTAACAATAGGATAGTTCGAATCAGCACGAAAGCTTTTATCAACTTGCCTCAGTTAAAGATTTTACGTTTCGATGGTAATAACTTAAATCATATGAAACCGGAAACTTTGAGTTCATTAAGAAATTTATCCGGTTTGGATCTACATAATAATCCATGGAAATGCGATTGTAATTTACAATCTTTTAGAGATTGGGTTATAAGTCATAATTTGTATACTCCGCCAACGTCGTGTGCTGAACCCGCTTCGATACGAGATAAACTTTGGAACGAACTAGATTCATCGAACTTTGCCTGTCGACCGACAATATTAGAACCACTTTCATACTCAACGATCAAAAGTTACGATGATAATGTTACTCTCATTTGTAAAGTTGTCGGAAATCCTCCACCGGATGTCACTTGGCGTTTTAATGGAAAactaatagaaattaaaaactttggaGAAATTAGATATTCTATAGTAGAAAATACTATGGACCTAATAAGATGGCTTAATTTGACAATAATACATACACGTTATAGTGATAGAGGTAATTACACTTGTGTCGCTGAAAATCCTGGTGGAAGAGATGAGAAAACTACAATTCTTCTTCTATCAAAATACGCAGGAGCGGGTACTATAGCTGGAATGGACATAGATTCCTTTGCAATACTAATAGGATGTATAACAGCTATTGTGATAATATTTGGCGCAGTGATAGCTGTTTGTTTGTTAACTTCTCAAAATGCAGAAATGAAAAGATTAATCAAAAATGATACTAGATCTTCTAACGGAGAAGCTCTTATTGAAGGATCAGTAACTTCTGAACCGGAAAAAGGATTAAAATCTGAAGTAAATCCAATTATAAAGCCGGCTAGAAAGTTTGAAGAGGCACCTTCTCTTACAAGTGATGCGACAGAGATGTCAGAACTGAATAAAACTTTACTCGAGAATGATTCTGTATTAG cgTCCtatgaagaaaatataaatcgaCGTCACCAAGTAGATATACCGAAAATATCTAAGGAAATTTTACTCGACCGTCTCGCACAAGAACATCAAGCATATCCTCCCGATCTTCTTTCATTTCCTCTCAGAAATAATAATCAAGTATCACCATCTAGTTTTACATTAACTCAAGAGAAGTCGTCGataaatcaaaaacatataaGAAGTCCGATCAAATCTCCCAACTTTGAAACTGACTTTAATCCAATAAAGTACAACACTCTTCAGACTAATAATTCAAACCAAGGGACGATACCATTGATCAATCCGAAAGGATACGTCACATTACCAAGAAGACCAAGAATGAGTTATCCAGACAGTCGTCAAGCATTCACAAATCTGAATGGTGTTATACCATATTACGATAGCTTTAATATGAAACTTTTCGGGAATGGTGGAAACTATTATAGCCTTAACAAGAGTGAGATTGATCTAGGTCCTGTCAGCAAATACTGTATGCAAGATGACCCTGATGAATCTGAACCAGCACCTTCACCAGCACCTGGTACTCCACATGCAACAATACCGAGGAATAGTCTCAGCTCACCGAATATCAATAATCAATTGCAAAGCTTACAAGCCATGTCAAGAACTAAACAGAAACCATTAAAAGTGACTCTGGCTGAAAATGATAGCTTTCTAAAGAATCCTATCAAAGATCGAGCTACTTACAGTGTGAATGTTGTAAGTGAATCACTaggtagaacaaagtctgttCCTAATCAAACAATTCAAAGCAAGAAAATACATTCAacagaaattaaagaaattctAAATGCAGTGGAGAACGCTACACaagtttaa